In Sander vitreus isolate 19-12246 chromosome 12, sanVit1, whole genome shotgun sequence, the following proteins share a genomic window:
- the LOC144526262 gene encoding mitochondrial adenyl nucleotide antiporter SLC25A24-like isoform X2: MKPLDCISSLQKIVSSGDQNKDGSLDLNEFSKYMKEHEKKLLLTFKSLDRNNDGRIDASEIQQSLAELGMDISKENALKILQSMDNDGTMTVDWNEWREHFLLCPAHNLEEIIRYWKHSSVLDIGDSLAIPDEFTEEEKNSGRWWKHLAAGAVAGAVSRTGTAPLDRMKVFMQVHSSKTNPISLGGGFKQMIIEGGLTSLWRGNGINVLKIAPETAIKFMAYEQYKKLLSSEGKTIETHKRFMAGSLAGATAQTAIYPMEVLKTRLTLRKTGQYSGMFDCAKKILRKEGVKAFYKGYIPNLVGIIPYAGIDLAVYETLKNTWLSYHPDSPNPGVLVLVACGTMSSTCGQLASYPLALVRTRMQAQASLDASDQSSMTSLMKKVVAKDGFFGLYRGILPNFMKVIPAVSISYVVYEYMKTGLGISK, translated from the exons ATGAAACCATTGGATTGCATCTCCTCTCTGCAGAAAATTGTGTCGTCTGGTGATCAGAATAAAGATGGGAGTCTCGACTTAAACGAGTTCAGCAAATATATGAAAGAGCACGagaagaagctgctgctgacaTTCAAGAGTCTGGACAGAAACAACGATG GACGCATTGATGCCTCAGAGATCCAGCAGTCCCTTGCAGAGCTGGGCATGGATATCAGCAAAGAGAATGCCCTGAAAATATTACAGAG TATGGACAATGATGGGACCATGACGGTGGACTGGAACGAGTGGAGAGAACATTTCCTGTTATGCCCTGCTCACAATCTGGAAGAGATCATACGCTACTGGAAACACTCCTCg GTGCTGGACATAGGTGACAGTCTTGCCATCCCGGATGAATtcactgaggaggagaagaactCAGGTCGCTGGTGGAAGCACCTGGCTGCAGGTGCAGTGGCGGGGGCTGTCTCTCGCACTGGCACTGCCCCTCTGGACAGAATGAAAGTCTTCATGCAG GTTCATTCTTCTAAGACTAACCCAATAAGCCTGGGAGGGGGCTTCAAGCAGATGATCATAGAGGGAGGTCTGACTTCACTGTGGAGGGGAAATGGCATCAACGTTTTAAAGATTGCACCTGAGACAGCAATCAAATTCATGGCATACGAACAA taTAAAAAGTTACTATCATCAGAGGGCAAGACGATTGAGACACACAAGAGGTTTATGGCTGGCTCTCTGGCTGGAGCAACAGCACAGACAGCCATCTACCCAATGGAG GTATTGAAGACTAGACTCACCCTGAGGAAAACTGGCCAGTATTCAGGAATGTTTGACTGTGCCAAGAAGATCCTGAGGAAGGAGGGTGTCAAGGCTTTCTACAAGGGCTACATTCCAAACTTAGTGGGCATCATTCCCTACGCTGGGATAGACCTTGCTGTTTATGAG ACTCTGAAGAACACGTGGCTGTCGTACCACCCTGACTCCCCTAACCCTGGAGTTCTGGTGTTGGTGGCCTGCGGGACCATGTCTAGTACCTGTGGCCAGCTGGCCAGCTATCCACTCGCACTTGTGCGCACACGGATGCAGGCACAAG CGTCCCTGGATGCATCAGACCAGTCTTCCATGACCAGTCTGATGAAGAAGGTTGTAGCCAAAGATGGCTTTTTCGGGCTCTACCGGGGCATCCTGCCAAACTTCATGAAAGTCATTCCCGCTGTCAGCATTAGCTATGTGGTTTACGAGTACATGAAGACTGGCTTAGGAATTTCCAAATGA
- the LOC144526262 gene encoding mitochondrial adenyl nucleotide antiporter SLC25A24-like isoform X1, giving the protein MYQTLRTCLLSNARCWDADSTRSCQDLFERLDTNKDGKVDVAELRAGLKEMGIFRQGAAQKIVSSGDQNKDGSLDLNEFSKYMKEHEKKLLLTFKSLDRNNDGRIDASEIQQSLAELGMDISKENALKILQSMDNDGTMTVDWNEWREHFLLCPAHNLEEIIRYWKHSSVLDIGDSLAIPDEFTEEEKNSGRWWKHLAAGAVAGAVSRTGTAPLDRMKVFMQVHSSKTNPISLGGGFKQMIIEGGLTSLWRGNGINVLKIAPETAIKFMAYEQYKKLLSSEGKTIETHKRFMAGSLAGATAQTAIYPMEVLKTRLTLRKTGQYSGMFDCAKKILRKEGVKAFYKGYIPNLVGIIPYAGIDLAVYETLKNTWLSYHPDSPNPGVLVLVACGTMSSTCGQLASYPLALVRTRMQAQASLDASDQSSMTSLMKKVVAKDGFFGLYRGILPNFMKVIPAVSISYVVYEYMKTGLGISK; this is encoded by the exons ATGTATCAAACGTTACGGACGTGTTTACTATCAAATGCCCGGTGCTGGGATGCCGACAGCACGAGGTCATGCCAGGATTTGTTTGAGAGGCTTGACACCAATAAAGATGGGAAGGTGGACGTCGCTGAATTACGTGCGGGCCTCAAGGAAATGGGCATATTCCGCCAGGGTGCCGCACAG AAAATTGTGTCGTCTGGTGATCAGAATAAAGATGGGAGTCTCGACTTAAACGAGTTCAGCAAATATATGAAAGAGCACGagaagaagctgctgctgacaTTCAAGAGTCTGGACAGAAACAACGATG GACGCATTGATGCCTCAGAGATCCAGCAGTCCCTTGCAGAGCTGGGCATGGATATCAGCAAAGAGAATGCCCTGAAAATATTACAGAG TATGGACAATGATGGGACCATGACGGTGGACTGGAACGAGTGGAGAGAACATTTCCTGTTATGCCCTGCTCACAATCTGGAAGAGATCATACGCTACTGGAAACACTCCTCg GTGCTGGACATAGGTGACAGTCTTGCCATCCCGGATGAATtcactgaggaggagaagaactCAGGTCGCTGGTGGAAGCACCTGGCTGCAGGTGCAGTGGCGGGGGCTGTCTCTCGCACTGGCACTGCCCCTCTGGACAGAATGAAAGTCTTCATGCAG GTTCATTCTTCTAAGACTAACCCAATAAGCCTGGGAGGGGGCTTCAAGCAGATGATCATAGAGGGAGGTCTGACTTCACTGTGGAGGGGAAATGGCATCAACGTTTTAAAGATTGCACCTGAGACAGCAATCAAATTCATGGCATACGAACAA taTAAAAAGTTACTATCATCAGAGGGCAAGACGATTGAGACACACAAGAGGTTTATGGCTGGCTCTCTGGCTGGAGCAACAGCACAGACAGCCATCTACCCAATGGAG GTATTGAAGACTAGACTCACCCTGAGGAAAACTGGCCAGTATTCAGGAATGTTTGACTGTGCCAAGAAGATCCTGAGGAAGGAGGGTGTCAAGGCTTTCTACAAGGGCTACATTCCAAACTTAGTGGGCATCATTCCCTACGCTGGGATAGACCTTGCTGTTTATGAG ACTCTGAAGAACACGTGGCTGTCGTACCACCCTGACTCCCCTAACCCTGGAGTTCTGGTGTTGGTGGCCTGCGGGACCATGTCTAGTACCTGTGGCCAGCTGGCCAGCTATCCACTCGCACTTGTGCGCACACGGATGCAGGCACAAG CGTCCCTGGATGCATCAGACCAGTCTTCCATGACCAGTCTGATGAAGAAGGTTGTAGCCAAAGATGGCTTTTTCGGGCTCTACCGGGGCATCCTGCCAAACTTCATGAAAGTCATTCCCGCTGTCAGCATTAGCTATGTGGTTTACGAGTACATGAAGACTGGCTTAGGAATTTCCAAATGA
- the LOC144526759 gene encoding EEIG family member 2-like isoform X1 — protein sequence MSFILMKKKRFKFKVDFNLEELSSVPFVNGVLFCKVRLLDGGFAEESSRESVQANCVHWRKKFSFVCKMSANAGTGVLDPCLCRVSVRKELKGGKTFAKLGFADLNLPEFAGSGSTTRRCLLEGYDTKNTRQDNSILKVVITTQLMSGDPCFKTPPSTAMTLGIPQAEAECLLEDRKGGDKHISHSLTVKSVSVPDELVAYGHSRTPSHASQHSKISGYSSNHSSLTDLCHRRSASAGSASIGIGSIPEPSDQQGESRTTPPFSATCQHAHEHSSTPAKVPSRHPVKQDSVENQLKRVDATRVDADDIIEKILQSQDFSHGFLDSSAEEEGLSLFVGPGGSTALGSQHMRVAAGAFEQVVIKR from the exons ATGTCGTTCATTCTTATGAAGAAGAAGAGATTTAAATTTAAAGTAGACTTCAACTTGGAGGAATTGTCATCGGTTCCCTTCGTAAACGGAGTTTTATTCTGTAAAGTTAGACTCCTTGATGGGGGCTTTGCCGAAGAGTCGTCTCG GGAGTCAGTCCAAGCCAACTGTGTACACTGGAGGAAGAAATTCTCTTTTGTGTGTAAGATGAGTGCCAATGCTGGGACAGGTGTACTAGACCCCTGTTTGTGTCGGGTGTCTGTGCGCAAG gAATTGAAGGGTGGAAAAACTTTTGCAAAG CTGGGCTTTGCTGACTTGAACCTGCCTGAGTTTGCTGGGTCTGGCAGCACCACGCGACGGTGTCTCCTAGAGGGATATGACACCAAGAACACCAGACAGGACAACTCAATTCTGAAG GTTGTCATCACAACACAACTCATGTCTGGAGACCCCTGTTTTAAAAC TCCCCCATCTACAGCCATGACTCTGGGAATCCCACAGGCTGAAGCAGAGTGTCTCCTTGAGGACAGAAAGGGAGGGGACAAGCACATATCCCATTCACTCACTG TAAAGTCTGTATCAGTTCCAGATGAGCTGGTAGCGTATGGTCACTCTCGAACACCCAGCCATGCGAGTCAGCATTCAAAAATCTCAG GTTACAGCTCAAATCACTCCAGTTTAACTGATCTTTGCCATCGGAGGAGTGCGTCTGCGGGTTCTGCCTCCATAGGCATCGGCAGCATCCCGGAACCTAGTGATCAGCAGGGGGAGAGCAGGACCACTCCCCCATTCTCAGCAACCTGTCAACACGCACATGAACACTCCTCTACCCCTGCTAAAGTTCcaag TAGACATCCAGTAAAGCAGGACTCAGTGGAGAATCAGCTGAAGAGAGTTGATGCCACCAGAGTGGATGCGGATGACATAATAGAGAAAATCCTGCAGAGCCAGGATTTCAGCCATGGCTTCTTGGACTCCAGTGCAGAGG aGGAGGGGCTCAGCTTGTTCGTTGGTCCTGGTGGGAGTACAGCCTTGGGAAGTCAGCATATGAG GGTCGCAGCTGGAGCCTTTGAGCAGGTGGTGATCAAGCGCTAG
- the LOC144526759 gene encoding EEIG family member 2-like isoform X2: protein MSFILMKKKRFKFKVDFNLEELSSVPFVNGVLFCKVRLLDGGFAEESSRESVQANCVHWRKKFSFVCKMSANAGTGVLDPCLCRVSVRKELKGGKTFAKLGFADLNLPEFAGSGSTTRRCLLEGYDTKNTRQDNSILKVVITTQLMSGDPCFKTPPSTAMTLGIPQAEAECLLEDRKGGDKHISHSLTVKSVSVPDELVAYGHSRTPSHASQHSKISGYSSNHSSLTDLCHRRSASAGSASIGIGSIPEPSDQQGESRTTPPFSATCQHAHEHSSTPAKVPRHPVKQDSVENQLKRVDATRVDADDIIEKILQSQDFSHGFLDSSAEEEGLSLFVGPGGSTALGSQHMRVAAGAFEQVVIKR, encoded by the exons ATGTCGTTCATTCTTATGAAGAAGAAGAGATTTAAATTTAAAGTAGACTTCAACTTGGAGGAATTGTCATCGGTTCCCTTCGTAAACGGAGTTTTATTCTGTAAAGTTAGACTCCTTGATGGGGGCTTTGCCGAAGAGTCGTCTCG GGAGTCAGTCCAAGCCAACTGTGTACACTGGAGGAAGAAATTCTCTTTTGTGTGTAAGATGAGTGCCAATGCTGGGACAGGTGTACTAGACCCCTGTTTGTGTCGGGTGTCTGTGCGCAAG gAATTGAAGGGTGGAAAAACTTTTGCAAAG CTGGGCTTTGCTGACTTGAACCTGCCTGAGTTTGCTGGGTCTGGCAGCACCACGCGACGGTGTCTCCTAGAGGGATATGACACCAAGAACACCAGACAGGACAACTCAATTCTGAAG GTTGTCATCACAACACAACTCATGTCTGGAGACCCCTGTTTTAAAAC TCCCCCATCTACAGCCATGACTCTGGGAATCCCACAGGCTGAAGCAGAGTGTCTCCTTGAGGACAGAAAGGGAGGGGACAAGCACATATCCCATTCACTCACTG TAAAGTCTGTATCAGTTCCAGATGAGCTGGTAGCGTATGGTCACTCTCGAACACCCAGCCATGCGAGTCAGCATTCAAAAATCTCAG GTTACAGCTCAAATCACTCCAGTTTAACTGATCTTTGCCATCGGAGGAGTGCGTCTGCGGGTTCTGCCTCCATAGGCATCGGCAGCATCCCGGAACCTAGTGATCAGCAGGGGGAGAGCAGGACCACTCCCCCATTCTCAGCAACCTGTCAACACGCACATGAACACTCCTCTACCCCTGCTAAAGTTCcaag ACATCCAGTAAAGCAGGACTCAGTGGAGAATCAGCTGAAGAGAGTTGATGCCACCAGAGTGGATGCGGATGACATAATAGAGAAAATCCTGCAGAGCCAGGATTTCAGCCATGGCTTCTTGGACTCCAGTGCAGAGG aGGAGGGGCTCAGCTTGTTCGTTGGTCCTGGTGGGAGTACAGCCTTGGGAAGTCAGCATATGAG GGTCGCAGCTGGAGCCTTTGAGCAGGTGGTGATCAAGCGCTAG
- the prpf38b gene encoding pre-mRNA-splicing factor 38B, with protein sequence MANVGNQLPTQAVSKPAPGKHGNVLPLWGNEKTMNLNPMILTNVLSSPYFKVQLYELKTYHEVVDEIYFKVTHAEPWEKGSRKTAGQTGMCGGVRGVGTGGIVSTAFCLLYKLFTLKLTRKQLMGLITHTDSPYIRALGFMYIRYTQPPADLVEWYDGFLDDEEELDVKAGGGCVMTIGEMLRSFLTKLEWFSTLFPRIPVPVQKIIDQQMKARPRKVAPKETQQEEEAAVAEAGGEGGQGERRHSRTPRRTPSPRRSPKRSRSRSHHREKERHGPSFDRELERERDRQKKERDGRDRGDRGDRERRRSRSADRNQDRRERRRSRSGSRDRRNERKDKERDGGEDKSRRKDREHHKDRGAERERSKDKKNRGETDDRRHKDDRERHREERKAKRLSRSRSRDRKHRSGGEEKSRKVEGTHSRDRDRERDGEQRSHKSSGSKERSHHQRESSNDHCKHSEGRSRSTE encoded by the exons ATGGCTAACGTCGGAAACCAGCTACCAACACAGGCCGTTAGCAAGCCTGCACCAGGAAAACATGGAAATGTATTGCCCCTGTGGGGCAACGAAAAGACAATGAACCTCAACCCAATGATTCTTACGAATGTGCTGTCTTCGCCGTATTTCAAAGTTCAGCTTTATGAACTAAAGACCTACCATGAAGTTGTGGACGAAATCTACTTCAAG GTGACTCACGCTGAGCCTTGGGAAAAAGGAAGCAGAAAGACTGCAGGCCAGACTGGAATGTGCGGAGGG GTGCGTGGAGTTGGGACTGGTGGTATTGTGTCTACTGCTTTCTGTCTTCTATACAAACTGTTTACTCTCAAGCTGACTCGCAAACAGCTGATGGGTCTGATCACTCACACAGACTCTCCATACATCAGAGCACTTGGCTTCATGTACATAAG ATACACTCAGCCCCCAGCAGATTTGGTAGAATGGTATGATGGCTTCCTGGATGATGAGGAG GAGCTGGACGTGAAGGCTGGGGGTGGCTGTGTGATGACCATTGGAGAGATGTTGCGCTCCTTCCTGACCAAACTGGAGTGGTTCTCCACTCTGTTCCCCCGTATCCCCGTGCCTGTGCAGAAGATTATTGACCAGCAGATGAAGGCTAGGCCTCGTAAAGTTGCTCCAAAGGAAacgcagcaggaggaggaagctGCAGTGGCTGAGGCAGGGGGGGAAGGGGGGCAAGGGGAAAGACGCCACTCCAG GACACCCAGGCGGACACCGAGCCCCCGAAGATCACCCAAACGGTCGAGAAGCAGAAGCCACCACCGCGAGAAAGAACGCCACGGCCCCAGCTTTGACCGAGAGCTGGAGAGAGAGCGCGACCGCCAGAAGAAGGAGCGGGACGGCAGGGACCGAGGGGACCGAGGGGACAGGGAGAGACGGCGGTCCCGCAGCGCAGACAGGAACCAAGACCGGCGAGAGCGCAGAAGAAGTCGCAGCGGCAGCCGGGACCGAAGGAACGAAcgcaaagacaaagaaagagacggCGGGGAGGACAAGAGCAGGAGGAAGGACAGGGAACACCACAAAGATAGAGGCGCTGAGAGGGAGAGGTCCAAGGATAAAAAGAACAGGGGAGAGACTGATGACAGGAGGCACAAAGACGACAGGGAGAGGcacagagaagagaggaaggcCAAAAGGTTGAGCCGGAGTCGAAGCAGGGACAGGAAGCACCGAAGTGGGGGAGAGGAGAAGAGCAGGAAAGTAGAGGGCACCCACAGCAGAGATAGAGACAGGGAGCGAGACGGAGAACAGCGGTCTCACAAAAGTAGTGGTAGCAAAGAGAGGAGCCATCATCAGCGAGAGTCCAGTAATGACCATTGTAAACATAGTGAAGGCAGGAGTCGGAGCACTGAGTAA